The sequence below is a genomic window from Hyperolius riggenbachi isolate aHypRig1 chromosome 7, aHypRig1.pri, whole genome shotgun sequence.
GTGGCAAGAGTAGGCTCTGAAGAAACGCGTTGAATCTTTCAGTAGCAGCCTCTGAAGCACGTTGCAGTGGCAGTAGTAACctatgcagcacattgcagcggcAGGAGTAGCCTCTGAAGCATGTTGCAGTGGCAGGAACAGCCTCTGAAGCATGTCTCAGTGGCAGGAGTAGCCTCTAAAGCAtgttgcagcagcaggagtaacctCTGAAGTATGTCGCAGTGGCAGGAGTAACCTCTGAAGTATGTCGCAGTGGCAGTAGTAGCCTCTGAAGCACATTGCAGTGGCAGGAGCAGCCTCTGAAGCCAGTCGCAGTGGCAGTAGTAGCCTCTGAAGCACGTACGCAGCGGCGGGAGTATTGACAGCTGTGCGCCGCCGCTCGCATTCCTCCCAAACAGACCCCCATTGTTCCTACCTTTAATGGGTAAAGGATATTGAGGCTTTGAAAGTTTCTGTGTTATTATGTAACGTTTTCAGTCTCCTGTGTTCCCTGAGGATAAAACCTTATATGGACTTGCTGTGGACCCCTCATAGATGGACGCGGAGTTTGGAAAGAGGGATCGCTGGTTTAATAATTAGGCGTATTGTTCTTATTTCCAGCGGAGACTTGGCATGTCGTGTCAGATGAATAGTTGGAATTGCAGTCAGATCTGGTCTTGCGTTCAGCGTACTTTCAGAAGGGGGGTGCGTGGGGGCCGACGACAGATGCCTCGGTACCTAGCCGGGGTCCTCAGACTGACCACCGAGCAAACCTCCACAGCATCACCCAGAGCCTCGGTACCAAGCCGGGGTCCTCAGACTGACCACCCAGCAAACCTCCACAGCATCACCCAgaatcagggccggagctaccataggaaaaaatgggcaattgcccgaggaccccagagcctgtaggggccccaaagttgtccctccccatcttaactgttgctccctagggactctgcagagtccgttaagttgggaggtgattgggggagggtcagcagccagctcaggggcccaggagggaaatttggctgcaacaaagggcctctaatgacgctttttggttcggggggtgtctgttggggggcccccaggctaattttgccctagggcccaattgttacttgaaccggcactGCCCAGAATCACCTCCAAGCAGATAAATTACTGACAGCCTCTATGTCAGGGAACCCGAGTTTAGAGAGAtacggaggttgccatatgtatttccttttaaaggaccacaagcgccgaaaaaagtaggcagttaaaatctgacagaactgacaggttttgggccagtccatcgcctcatgtgggattctcagggttttctttctttaCAACAGCATTTccggaacagcagtttaactgccaaaatagtaagataccagccagccttcccAATCACTGGCAAactgttttgtcagttagactttgcaactgctgttcagaaaatgctgttgaaaacaaagtcaaccctaagaatcccccatgaggagatggactgacccaaaacctgtctgttctgtcaactgcctactttttttttacaatagtggtcttttaaataatgccaattgcttggcagtcctcctgatcctgtatctctaatacttttagccatagcccctgaacaagcatgcagatcaggtactccgctgactcaggttttactgaaatagccatatgcttgttccaaggTTTGACTCTGACACTACTTCTGCCAAAAGAtcaagagggctgccaggcaactgccattgttaagaaggaaataaatatgtcagcctccatatcactctcacctcaggttccctttaagaggagctgtcagccatactctcTCAGAAAACcctccacatatataagtagataaatacttgctctacttacataacagatgtattgtgctatccacgtaatgattcctgtgaatcttATAAAGGaagagtagagaatcctattctagacagtttccatatttactgttgctattttgaagccaattctgatgtcatttcctcccttactctcctctgcctgatttgcccgcccttcactatagaaagtgcattgtccattgtctcagcatgagaaatattggccaatcagagaggaacagagatgtgggagggggaagcagaatggaaagaggcttcagccaatcaggctgcattagttaagtctgaaggaaagtagagaagcaaaaaaagaccacccagcatgccctgcaacttcctttgtgtgtaccaaataagagtcatgtaaactggggaatgatcatttatcaacaagaaaagtaatagtgatgtgtaacttttggattgcctggttagcatccttattacttgtttaccagataaaaataaagaactgatttttgattttatgcccgacagttactctttaaaggctgGTGCACATCATGCAATCTTGACCTGAGAAAGTGATTAGATCGATATTCGGATCTGACATTGATCGGATATATTTATGATTATGTTTCCAATTAGATATGGATCAAAAATGGATTGGATGGACCAACACTGAATGATAGTTAGCatttcgattgataatttccaccATATCCAATCTATTTCTGATCAAGAAAGAGATCGATCCTGAGCTGGTGTCGGTCGCTGGCAGTCAGTAGGCggtatatttttttttgcccGATACGATCTTTTTCTTAATCAGAAAAAAATTGACAGCAGATATAAGACTTATTGAATTTGCGAGACAGTCAGTTTGATAAAAGAAGATTGAATCAGACAGAATATTGCCCGAGATCGAGTTATGAGTCTCAATCATCAATCAGTAGGACGCCAGAATTAGTAGAAGTCCGATGGATTTTTGAACTCCTTTTGATAGAAATCGTGTGTTGCTGGGTGATAGAGCGATTGCTACATACCGATCGATTTCAGACATCTGGATCAGGCTGGCTTCACAGTAGTCAGCTGGCTTTGGAAGATATCATCGctagcctcatacacacattagTTGAAACCCTGCCAAGGAGGTCGATAATGACCACACCCACCAAGAAttagacaaacacagaacatttatatcgcgcttttctcctggcggactgaaagcgccagagctgcagtcactagggggcgctctataggcagtagctgtgttaggccagagctgcagtcactagggggcgctctataggcagtagctgtgttaggccagagctgcagccacgagggggcactctataggcagtagcagtgttaggccagagctgcagccactagagggtgctctataggcagtagcagtgttaggccagagctgcagccacgagggggcactctataggcagtagcagtgttaggccagagctgcagccactagagggtgctctataggcagtagcagtgttaggccagagctgcagccgctagggggcgctctatatagtcagtagcagtgttaggccagagctgcagccactagggggcgctctataggcagtagcagtgttaggccagagctgcagcactagggggcgctctataggcagtagcagtgataggccagagctgcagccactagggggcactctataggcagtagcagtgttaggccagagctgcagccactagggtgcgctctatagacagtagcagtgttaggccagagctgcagccgctagggggcgctctatatagtcagtagcagtgttaggccagagcttcagccactagggggcgctctataggcagtagcagtgttaggccagagctgcagccactagggggtgctctataggcagtagcagtgttaggccagagctgcagccactagggggtgctctatagccattcgcagtgttaggccagagctgcagccactagggcgcactctataggcagtagcagtgttaggccagagctgcagccactaaggcgcactctataggcagtagcagtgttaggccagagctgcagccactaggtggcgctctataggcagtagcagtgttaggccagagctgcagccactagggggtgctctataggcagtagcagtgttaggccagagctgcagccactagggggcgctctataggcagtagcagtgttaggccagagctgcagccactagggggcgctctataggcagtagcagtgttagaccagagctgcagccactaaggggcgctctataggcagtagcagtgttaggccagagctgcagccactaggtggtgctctatgagcagtagcagtgttaggccagagctgcagccactagggggcgctctataggcagtagcagtgttaggccagagctgcagccactagggggcgctctataggcagtagcagtgttaggccagagctgcagccactagggggcgctctataggcagtagcagtgttaggccagagctgcagccactagggggcgctctataggcagtagcagtgttaggccagagctgcagccactagggggcgctctataggcagtagcagtgttaggccagagctgcagccactagggggcagtctataggcagtagcagtgttaggccagagctgcagtcactaggggcgctctataggcagtagcagtgttaggccagagctgcagccactagggggcgctctataggcagtagcagtgttaggccagagctgcagccactagggtgcgctctataggcagtagcagtgttaggccagagctgcagccactagggggcgctctataggcagtagcagtgttaggccagagctgcagccactagggggcgctctataggcagtagcagtgttaggccagagctgcagccactagggagcgctctattggcagtagcagtgttaggccagagctgcagccactaggggcgctctataggcagtagcagtgttaggccagagctgcagccactaggggcgctctataggcagtagcagtgttaggccagagctgcagccactagggggcgctctataggcagtagcagtgttaggccagagctgcagccactagggggcgctctataggcagtagcagtgttaggccagagctgcagccactaagtggtgctctataggcagtagcagtgttaggccagagctgcagccactagggggcagtctataggcagtagcagtgttaggccagagctgcagccactaggggcgctctataggcagtagcagtgttaggccagagctgcagccactaggggcgctctataggcagtagcagtgttaggccagagctgcagccactagggggcactttataggcagtagcagtgttaggccagagctgcagccactgggacgcgctctataggcagttgcagtgttaaggagacttgcctaaggtctcctactgaataggtgctggcttactgaacaggcagagccgagattcgaacccaggtctcctgtgtcagaggcagagcccttaaccagtacactatccaatttAGCGTGACTACAGCAGCCAGCGACTGACCCGGTGGATAACTTCCCCGAACGATGGCCAATAGCATTGTCCTTTTCACTCACCCCACCCACCATGTGACTTCCTAGAAAgtttttcaaatgtttttttttttttttatcactgggAAGATTTATACACAATGGCCTCAGTCGTGGGTTGTTCACTGCAAAAAAAATGAACTCTCCTGCTCAttatcacactacaagagcttttctacgagctttgtgatttgaaaagctcttgttaatgttgtcctatgtatgtcttctcactggagcgatgtgattctgTAACAATCCGCCataacatcgcaatcgcaagagcttttcaaatctcgAGCGCTTAAAAATGCTCTTGTAGTCTGAACGAGCGAGAGAATTCGGTCTTCTTTAATGTGGAAAACTAGACCTCCAGAACACCATGTCATATCACTTTGATCTGCAGTGTCGGGAGATGAAAGGGACTTTTTGAAGAAGTTAAAAGTCCTGATGTATGATGTAGATAACAATAATAACGTATGACTCACTTGTGTTTCTGCAAGTTTGTTTTGCTCTCTTTTCTTAATTTCTTAGGCTTTTCCTACTTAAAGTgggcccaaattaaaaatacaagatttcagaaataaaatctattttctaaattataataataaatagcagcctttttccagcggcatgatgacaaatataaaatattttacatttattcgaggaacccctcccttcctttcatattgccgggacagaatccggcagacaggtggaggagataaaaaacagaacacaggctgctactgatgatatcacaggggaggtgatctcagcttgtgtgagatttcacatagaccacgcccctgtgagggagggtagctgatgacagacacacccatgatctaaaacctcctactaagctcagaagtaatggctgcccccagtataaccctagctatgaaaagagaagggtgaaaagcatgcactgaaatgctcataggcttgaaggagtgtttatttatctttgtatgtgtcagagtgctgcaactaaatattttgaatgtaaaaaaaagtttggttatgGTCCGCTTTAATGTACATTAGTTAACTTTGCTTTGTTTTTCATTCACAGCTTTAAAAAGGTCTTTTGACATGGAGGACATTGACGACACCCCCGTGTTCACTCCGACCTCCTCGCTCAGTTCTCCGTTCAGTCCGAATCATGGCTCGGTACCAAGAGCGAGCAATGGGGATAGCCAGATGTCTACGGGATCCCACCAGCCACTCTACCAGTCCCACATCCGCATCAGCTCCAGCAGCAGTCCCTCCCAGAGTCCGGTCCTCAAGAGTAGAATCACCAGCAGCTTGTCTTTCAACCGTGGTACGATGCAGATGGCCAAGACCAATGGATCAGCGGGGCAAGGCCTCACCCGCGTGTCTTCATTCCAAACGCGGCTTCACCCCAGTGGCTTTTCATCCCCTCGGCACGGCAGCGATAGCGAGAGCCTCCACAGTTCCACGTCTAGTCTGGAGTGTCCAGCGCCCATGAAACCTTTTCAGCCACTCCGTCCAACACAGACGCCCATAGGACAGCATGGGTCTGGTGTCACGATGTCCAATGTGACCAGCCCAGTTCTTAAAAAATTTTCATCCCATGGGAATGTGTTTCATTCTGAAGTAGAACGGCCAGGAGTCCGTCTGGTACCTgtgactgccaaaaaccatggttCCTTGCCATCTCTAGACCTTCACATTACCGAGGACAGCGTGCCTGACTTGGTTCCCTCTCCAGATGCTGGATATCCACCATCAGAAGGATGGAATTCTCCAACTCCCGACTTCAAGCGACCTTCATCCAGGAATACAACAAAGTCCATAAGTAGAGAACCTTCATTCTCCtcatcttctgcctcctcctcgccTCCCGCGGAATGTGCACCAATCAACTGTGATCTGacttcctctccctctcctcctcccatttTTGGTCCTCTTCAGCACACTACTCTTCAGAAGTTTCCACTATCTCTCCAGAGCCCTATCGGAAAACCTAATGGTTCCATTGCTGATCAGTTTAATAGACCTTTACCCCGAACACAGCTAAGAGTAAATCTCAATGCCACCCCTGGTGTTTCTTCTCAAGTGAGCAAGGAGAAATCTCCTGTGAAAAGCCAGTCTCAGATTCCATCCATAGGAAGGACAAGTTCCCACAACTTTGCTGCTCCAGTATCACCCATTACCAGTTCCCGTTTGCCACCAGCACATCAAGATTCTCTCCAAGAATCAAACTTCAATCATAACCTGAAGCCGTCGGAATTACACCATTCCAGCGATCGACTCCGATCCATGATGCAGAGGGCTCATTCCTTTACCAAAGCTGATAATCTACAGGATCAGTATGTGCAAGACGACTTGGTCAATGAAAAGTCAACGGGATATCTACCTAACAATGTGAAGAGCATTCAAGAACCAGCCTGTTATGAAAAGTCCCCTCTCGTGACCAGAATCCAAGGTGGTGGACATTCAACATCCACCACCTATCTTCAAGATAACCAGCAGAGCCACAATGTCCCAGAAACCACCTTGGAGTCCATCAATGGCATTCCACCTCTTCAGAACCATCTTCAAAGTGAGCCACAAATCATAGTACCACCAACAGCAACACCTTTCAAACAACCGTCTGGCCTGCTGAGATCGTCTGAACGTCGTGAGGAGGAAAAACTCAAGACCAGAGATTCTGGCTTAGAAGGTAAGAACATTTACTAGTCTTTTCAGAACTAATCTGTCACATTCACGAGTGACCGGTTAGGGTTAGGGTCTTAAGTCTTATCATAGGATGAGTGGTGGGGAATGCAAAATATTACATGCAATTCATTGCGCTCTATTCATGATGCATAAGACGCACATAATGATGCAAATTATTCTTCTTAGCACAGCTT
It includes:
- the LOC137524056 gene encoding uncharacterized protein isoform X1 is translated as MTHLSVNDHLEGILSDFEALKRSFDMEDIDDTPVFTPTSSLSSPFSPNHGSVPRASNGDSQMSTGSHQPLYQSHIRISSSSSPSQSPVLKSRITSSLSFNRGTMQMAKTNGSAGQGLTRVSSFQTRLHPSGFSSPRHGSDSESLHSSTSSLECPAPMKPFQPLRPTQTPIGQHGSGVTMSNVTSPVLKKFSSHGNVFHSEVERPGVRLVPVTAKNHGSLPSLDLHITEDSVPDLVPSPDAGYPPSEGWNSPTPDFKRPSSRNTTKSISREPSFSSSSASSSPPAECAPINCDLTSSPSPPPIFGPLQHTTLQKFPLSLQSPIGKPNGSIADQFNRPLPRTQLRVNLNATPGVSSQVSKEKSPVKSQSQIPSIGRTSSHNFAAPVSPITSSRLPPAHQDSLQESNFNHNLKPSELHHSSDRLRSMMQRAHSFTKADNLQDQYVQDDLVNEKSTGYLPNNVKSIQEPACYEKSPLVTRIQGGGHSTSTTYLQDNQQSHNVPETTLESINGIPPLQNHLQSEPQIIVPPTATPFKQPSGLLRSSERREEEKLKTRDSGLEDFDHSSRPESVGPMEELSVVSPAEEDMETKICEELGREPFGYVGIDSVLDQMKRKAMKYGFEFNIMVVGQSGLGKSTLVNTLFKSKVIRKPPGGGIPKTLELKSISRVIEERGVEMRLTVIDTPGFGDQINNQNCWDPIIKYIHEQYEKYLREEILVNRKRRIPDSRIHSCIYFIPPTGHWLRPLDLEFMKRLSCIVNVVPVIAKADTLTLEEREEFKNRIRKDLQTHGISVYPQPELDEDSTEAMLNDKIREKIPFAVVGTDEEHQVNGRRILGRKTKWGIIEVENSSHCEFADLRDLLIRSNLQDLKDITHNIHYETYRVSRLNEKMNGVPAHMKDVSSL